One Mugil cephalus isolate CIBA_MC_2020 chromosome 8, CIBA_Mcephalus_1.1, whole genome shotgun sequence genomic window carries:
- the LOC125012619 gene encoding arrestin domain-containing protein 3-like, whose product MSNTVKRLEVTYSPVNESNTFTNGDIIYGQVTLEVAKECKIESLSIKFKGKADVLWSERHGKTTVVYHSKDKYFSVKQYFIRNKNYEGDEERTLITNQTGETYSNVVAPGVHVYPFSFQFPVQNIPSTFKGSVGKIIYLLEASLSRSMRISKKESVKVTFVARPDLNIVPELMAPQHESKDKKMKVFTSGTVAMDVDIEKTGFFQGEGLKVLASIQNNSSREIKPKYCIYRKHSFFAQGKRRVNTEDLLKEVGDPIPPSSKENVTRVITIPRDVEPSIHNCSIIKVEHRLRVYLDVKYASDPEIKFPIVILLAPEVPAMAPPPAAASGYGFEPFGNPHPPAWGMAPPQPPTAAQASDLPPPYAAYEMYPSLNNFGQKHQ is encoded by the exons ATGTCCAACACCGTCAAAAGGCTGGAAGTGACATATAGTCCCGTCAATGAGAGCAACACTTTCACCAACGGCGACATCATCTACGGCCAGGTCACGCTGGAAGTGGCCAAAGAGTGCAAAATAGAGTCGCTGTCCATTAAATTCAAGGGGAAAGCTGATGTGTTGTGGAGCGAGAGGCACGGCAAAACCACTGTTGTGTACCACTCCAAAGACAAGTACTTCAGCGTGAAACAGTACTTCATCCGGAACAAAAATTACGAAG GGGATGAAGAACGAACACTGATAACAAACCAGACTGGAGAAACAT ACAGCAATGTTGTTGCACCAGGGGTCCATGTCTACCCCTTCTCTTTTCAGTTCCCTGTACA GAATATACCCTCCACATTCAAAGGTTCTGTTGGGAAAATTATATACCTGCTGGAAGCCTCGCTGAGCAGATCGATGAGGATTAGCAAGAAAGAGTCGGTTAAAGTCACGTTTGTGGCAAGACCAGACCTTAACATCGTCCCTGAGCTGATG GCGCCACAGCATGAGTCTAAGGATAAGAAAATGAAGGTGTTCACCTCGGGAACTGTAGCCATGGACGTGGATATTGAAAAAACTGGTTTCTTCCAAG GTGAAGGATTAAAGGTTTTGGCATCCATTCAGAACAATTCGTCCCGTGAGATAAAGCCCAAGTACTGCATTTACAGGAAGCACAGCTTCTTTGCCCAGGGGAAGAGAAGGGTGAATACGGAAGACCTCCTTAAAGAGGTGGGAGATCCCATCCCTCCGTCTTCTAAAGAAAACGTCACGAGGGTCATTACCATTCCTCGTGACGTGGAGCCCTCCATTCACAACTGCAGCATCATTAAAGTAGAGCACAGACTGAGG GTTTACCTGGATGTCAAGTATGCTTCGGACCCAGAAATCAAATTTCCCATTGTCATCCTCCTGGCCCCTGAGGTCCCTGCTATGGCACCACCGCCTGCCGCTGCTAGTGGCTATGGATTTGAACCATTTGGAAATCCACACCCTCCAGCCTGGGGTATGGCACCACCACAGCCACCAACCGCGGCCCAAGCTTCagatcttcctcctccttatgCAGCGTACGAAATGTACCCTTCTCTGAACAACTTTGGCCAAAAACATCAGTGA
- the LOC125012041 gene encoding arrestin domain-containing protein 3-like, producing the protein MSISNFAIEYDAINSRNTFTHGDVITGRIILEVSKETKVQALIFIAQGKARVCCVSGGVLDVPFLSSGTEVIGKGRHVFPFTFRIPNRKIPSSFTSCVGKIVHKLKAELKQSMKPTKKTKVHFTFRSKADMDIPGLMEPQYFCKDKSVKAFGSGNVSMDVHTKSMGYKQGEAVLVTLEVGNHSSRPVKPKFVLYQKKTYFAQGHKKVSTHDILKEKLEDITASSGNTTVTKEITIPRQLPPSILNCSIIKLEYKLKIYLDIKYATDPEIKIPIVVLPRVSVPKQQAATANLGFEAFRAPNQSPWSAGLEAASEDDPPPPYGAYALYPPVSDESKAAI; encoded by the exons aTGAGCATCAGCAATTTTGCAATTGAATATGATGCCATTAACAGCCGGAACACCTTCACGCATGGAGATGTCATTACCGGCCGAATCATTTTGGAGGTTTCTAAAGAAACTAAAGTCCAGGCGCTTATTTTCATAGCACAAGGGAAGGCTCGAGTTTGCTG TGTTTCAGGTGGGGTTTTAGACGTCCCATTTCTTTCTTCAGGTACGGAAGTCATTGGAAAAGGAAGACATGTATTTCCTTTTACCTTCAGGATTCCCAACAG GAAAATCCCATCATCTTTCACATCATGCGTAGGGAAGATTGTTCACAAGCTGAAGGCGGAGCTCAAACAATCAATGAAGCCAACGAAAAAGACAAAAGTCCACTTCACATTTAGATCCAAAGCAGACATGGATATCCCTGGGCTGATG gaACCGCAGTACTTCTGCAAGGATAAATCTGTCAAAGCTTTCGGCTCTGGGAACGTTTCAATGGACGTCCATACCAAGAGCATGGGATACAAGCAAG GTGAGGCTGTCCTCGTCACACTTGAAGTTGGCAACCACTCAAGCCGTCCAGTGAAGCCCAAATTCGTGCTGTATCAGAAGAAGACCTACTTCGCCCAGGGCCACAAGAAAGTTAGCACACATGACATCCTCAAGGAGAAGCTCGAGGACATCACTGCATCCTCAGGCAACACAACCGTGACCAAGGAGATCACCATCCCAAGACAGCTGCCCCCCTCCATCTTGAACTGCTCCATCATCAAGCTGGAGTACAAGCTCAAG ATCTATCTGGACATCAAATATGCTACTGACCCAGAGATCAAAATCCCTATAGTCGTCCTTCCACGCGTTTCTGTGCCAAAACAACAGGCCGCCACTGCTAACTTAGGATTCGAAGCATTTAGGGCGCCAAACCAATCGCCATGGAGCGCAGGCCTAGAAGCAGCATCCGAAGATGATCCCCCACCTCCCTATGGAGCATATGCTCTGTACCCACCTGTTTCTGACGAGTCTAAGGCTGCAATTTGA
- the LOC125012621 gene encoding arrestin domain-containing protein 3-like, giving the protein MTVRHLSVDYDKVNERGCFSPGDILSGKVTVVTSKETKVQSFLVRAKGKAKVTWHEQEGQTTVVHSNKKKYFYFEHIILQDKKKGDGSEIIGPGRNVYPFSFVIPNVDMPSSFEGKWGKITYSLRAHLTQSIWLVHKTKTEFPFLTKSEFPFASKSEMIIIGLKEQQYATRISFYGSGTVTMNVASEKMGIKQGEAVGVSVEVLNNSTRTVTPKFYLCEKQTFVAESKRRVHANDMFFGTGDSVPAQSSRTTTKVISIPPQLPPTFFNCCMMKLEYRLKVALDVPLLTEPVIKLPLVILLGAPKPHQHKPKRSIWFRKLPG; this is encoded by the exons ATGACTGTGAGGCACCTTTCGGTGGATTACGACAAGGTGAACGAGCGAGGCTGCTTTTCTCCCGGGGACATCCTTTCTGGAAAAGTGACGGTGGTGACCAGCAAGGAGACCAAAGTGCAGAGTTTTTTGGTCAGAGCCAAAGGGAAAGCCAAGGTAACTTGGCACGAACAGGAAGGACAAACCACCGTGGTCCATAGCAACAAGaagaaatacttttattttgaacacaTTATCCTTCAGGACAAGAAAAAAGGAGATG gTTCAGAAATCATCGGCCCTGGGAGAAACGTGTATCCATTCAGCTTTGTGATTCCAAATGT AGACATGCCTTCATCTTTTGAGGGGAAATGGGGCAAGATCACGTACAGTTTGCGAGCGCACCTGACTCAGTCTATCTGGCTCGTACACAAAACCAAGACCGAGTTCCCTTTTTTGACCAAGTCTGAGTTCCCCTTTGCCTCCAAATCTGAAATGATAATCATTGGACTTAAG GAGCAACAATATGCGACAAGGATTTCTTTTTATGGATCTGGAACCGTGACTATGAATGTTGCCTCGGAGAAAATGGGAATAAAGCAAG GTGAAGCAGTGGGAGTCTCTGTGGAGGTACTCAATAACTCAACGCGTACCGTAACACCCAAATTCTACTTGTGCGAGAAGCAGACCTTCGTCGCCGAGTCGAAGCGGAGGGTGCACGCGAATGACATGTTCTTCGGGACAGGAGACTCCGTTCCAGCTCAGAGCAGTCGGACGACGACCAAGGTTATCAGCATCCCTCCCCAGCTCCCGCCTACCTTCTTCAACTGCTGCATGATGAAGCTCGAGTACAGACTCAAG GTCGCTCTCGACGTCCCCCTGTTAACAGAGCCGGTAATCAAGCTGCCTCTCGTCATCCTGCTGGGCGCGCCAAAACCACATCAACACAAACCGAAGAGATCCATCTGGTTTAGAAAGCTTCCAGGTTGA